A single Mesomycoplasma bovoculi M165/69 DNA region contains:
- a CDS encoding Mbov_0400 family ICE element protein, whose protein sequence is MMVPKTFAPYMPKNVITFNIYEQPIGIHPVVVWYNGDEDMYYYVKARTKKDNIAVSNKNPKFNSEILIPAGATLKNYLFKKDSYLDCSQIFKIDKDQFLEAYGSDKFPKAWELPFNYSMDILNKIEENLKSNHISLMEISVDGYDKNDNPIIKPELLYASQSSWEQESNWYNNLIDKDQKRMADKSKDAYYKKNKQINELNIVESALKETKDSLVQYRILDHIYQFIQDYKLLDKELTMVEIKKEVEKNIINDAQFNNFKLKDAHIWASLATPWEQPGNNLTFEQEYKINSSKLKNNQLKYFFKHVTNEQLVALKEAYKQNKLYDWVLAGHFNQEYHHYFEQCLENLNWSSNECAAEFIKYRYCIDDISIIDNEIKNRI, encoded by the coding sequence ATGATGGTGCCTAAAACATTTGCCCCTTATATGCCAAAAAATGTTATTACATTTAACATTTATGAACAACCCATAGGTATACATCCTGTTGTTGTTTGATACAATGGTGATGAGGATATGTATTATTATGTCAAAGCAAGAACTAAAAAAGATAATATTGCAGTGTCAAATAAAAACCCAAAATTTAATTCTGAAATTTTAATTCCTGCTGGTGCAACTTTAAAAAACTATTTGTTTAAAAAAGATAGTTACCTAGATTGCTCACAAATTTTTAAAATAGACAAAGATCAATTTTTAGAAGCTTATGGAAGTGATAAATTTCCAAAAGCATGAGAATTGCCTTTTAACTATTCTATGGATATTCTTAACAAAATTGAAGAAAATTTAAAAAGCAACCACATTTCCTTGATGGAAATTAGTGTAGATGGTTATGATAAAAATGATAATCCTATTATCAAACCAGAATTATTATATGCTAGCCAATCAAGTTGAGAGCAAGAAAGCAATTGATACAACAATTTAATTGATAAAGATCAAAAAAGAATGGCTGATAAATCAAAGGATGCTTATTATAAAAAAAACAAACAAATAAATGAGCTTAACATTGTTGAAAGTGCTTTGAAAGAAACTAAAGATAGTTTAGTGCAATATCGAATTTTGGACCATATTTATCAATTTATTCAAGATTATAAATTACTTGATAAAGAACTTACAATGGTAGAAATTAAAAAAGAGGTAGAAAAAAATATCATCAATGATGCACAGTTCAACAATTTTAAACTCAAGGATGCCCATATTTGAGCCAGTTTAGCAACACCTTGAGAGCAACCTGGTAATAATTTAACTTTTGAGCAAGAATATAAAATAAATTCAAGCAAATTAAAAAATAACCAACTAAAATACTTTTTTAAACACGTAACTAATGAGCAACTTGTTGCTTTAAAAGAGGCTTATAAGCAAAATAAGCTTTATGATTGAGTGTTAGCTGGCCACTTTAATCAAGAATATCATCACTATTTTGAGCAATGCCTTGAAAATCTTAATTGAAGTTCAAATGAATGTGCGGCTGAATTTATAAAATATAGATATTGCATTGATGACATTTCCATAATTGACAACGAGATAAAAAATAGAATTTAG
- a CDS encoding transketolase-like TK C-terminal-containing protein, whose protein sequence is METKTIARLRALALDMINGAGNGHIGMALGATEIFYTLVAKELNFSQIQTGQPKWINRDRFVLSAGHGSAGIYSVYRFLGLLSDDDIRKHKQFGSKTPSHPEIDKFDYVDASTGPLGQGLAMAVGMAYAAKFVANKFNKTDLQIIDHYVYALCGDGDFQEGVGLESLAFAGTNKLKNLIVIHDYNDVQIDSRSSLVNNVDFAKYFESIGFKPLILKGNNVAEISKAIAEAKLADSPVYIQVPTIIAYGTAVANKPAGHHGFLNTQQSIEYKTNLGLENTTPFFVEPEFLEEGQKMMAQKQENYKKWVAKLETYKQNYPADFIKFEQLISGQINYEIGEINFANSNVATRNYVGQIFANLDKYDFLVGGSADLVAATRVKLAPEKNIVYGIREFAMTAINNGIMLYSKAFRAVSSTFLTFADYAKSAIRMAALMKLPALFVYSHDSYQVGGDGPTHQPVDQVGMLRLVPNLHVIRPCDESEMLAAFQFALAKLEEPSAIITTRQDIKSFNLAPADFQPAYLISEHQNFDISLLASGSEVQLAVEIAQKLYESQGVLANVISVPYLQGLVDNHDLIAKLKINQKPAFAIEATNDSLWYKLARFTRFEAHLAANFGESAPGDVVYEHQGFLATSLIVKINEFLKKMPTK, encoded by the coding sequence ATGGAAACTAAAACAATTGCTCGTTTGCGGGCTTTAGCCCTTGATATGATAAATGGTGCTGGAAATGGTCACATCGGGATGGCCCTTGGAGCAACTGAAATTTTTTATACTTTAGTTGCTAAAGAATTGAATTTTTCTCAAATTCAAACAGGTCAACCTAAATGAATCAATCGAGATCGATTTGTGCTTTCAGCAGGCCACGGTTCTGCTGGAATTTATAGTGTTTATCGTTTTTTAGGCTTGCTTTCAGATGATGATATTAGAAAGCACAAACAATTTGGTTCAAAAACACCTTCTCATCCAGAAATTGACAAATTTGACTATGTTGATGCTTCAACAGGCCCACTTGGCCAGGGGCTTGCAATGGCAGTTGGGATGGCTTATGCTGCTAAATTTGTAGCAAACAAATTTAACAAAACTGACTTGCAAATCATTGATCATTACGTTTATGCTCTTTGTGGCGACGGTGATTTTCAAGAAGGTGTTGGTTTGGAGTCACTTGCTTTTGCCGGAACCAACAAGCTTAAAAATTTAATTGTTATCCATGACTACAATGATGTTCAAATTGATTCAAGAAGTTCACTTGTCAACAACGTTGATTTTGCAAAGTATTTTGAATCCATAGGCTTTAAACCCCTTATTTTAAAAGGCAACAATGTTGCCGAAATTTCAAAAGCAATTGCTGAAGCAAAATTGGCAGATTCACCAGTTTATATTCAAGTGCCAACAATAATTGCTTACGGAACTGCAGTGGCCAACAAGCCAGCAGGTCATCATGGATTTTTAAATACCCAGCAAAGTATTGAGTACAAAACTAACTTGGGACTTGAAAATACAACTCCATTTTTTGTAGAGCCAGAATTTTTAGAAGAAGGTCAAAAAATGATGGCTCAAAAACAAGAGAATTACAAAAAATGAGTTGCTAAATTAGAAACTTACAAACAAAATTACCCAGCTGATTTCATTAAATTTGAGCAACTCATTTCTGGCCAAATTAATTATGAAATTGGCGAAATTAATTTCGCCAATTCTAATGTTGCAACCAGAAATTATGTTGGTCAAATTTTCGCCAACCTAGATAAGTATGATTTTTTAGTTGGTGGAAGTGCTGATTTAGTTGCAGCCACTAGAGTGAAATTAGCGCCTGAGAAAAATATTGTCTATGGAATTCGTGAGTTTGCCATGACAGCCATTAATAATGGAATTATGCTTTATAGTAAAGCCTTTCGAGCAGTTAGTTCAACCTTTTTAACTTTTGCAGATTATGCCAAATCTGCTATTAGAATGGCTGCACTTATGAAATTGCCAGCCTTATTTGTTTATAGTCACGATTCTTATCAAGTTGGCGGTGATGGTCCAACTCATCAACCTGTTGACCAGGTTGGGATGCTCCGGCTAGTTCCTAATTTACATGTAATTCGTCCTTGTGACGAGTCTGAAATGCTAGCTGCATTTCAGTTTGCTCTTGCAAAATTAGAAGAGCCAAGTGCCATTATTACAACTCGCCAAGACATTAAGTCATTTAATTTAGCGCCAGCTGATTTTCAGCCAGCTTATTTAATTTCTGAGCACCAAAACTTTGACATTAGTTTGCTAGCTTCTGGTTCAGAAGTGCAATTAGCAGTTGAAATTGCACAAAAACTCTATGAATCACAAGGAGTTTTAGCCAATGTAATTTCAGTACCTTACTTGCAAGGACTTGTAGATAATCACGATTTAATTGCTAAGCTCAAAATTAATCAAAAACCAGCTTTTGCCATTGAAGCCACAAATGATTCACTTTGGTACAAATTAGCTCGCTTCACTCGTTTTGAAGCTCACCTTGCTGCTAATTTTGGTGAAAGTGCTCCAGGAGATGTTGTTTATGAGCACCAAGGCTTTTTAGCAACAAGTCTTATTGTCAAAATAAATGAATTTTTAAAAAAAATGCCTACTAAATAG
- a CDS encoding putative immunoglobulin-blocking virulence protein, whose translation MILKLTKKTKIIVGLVGAIVALPSFFAISQSSNNFEIGSTPNVYYSSLAPSIILKNKPNDNGFSSPVSNSKFIKPPVVKKPPVIIKTDQTKEPKKKEIKKEEPPKVIKPPKKEIKIIKNVEVSPPPPKAKVEDKPITEPDPTVTEVKSQIKPKVVEAPVITPTPQPQIKVISQPKVSTAPIVADVVPKITTSLSLPSSVAKGDIDRLKDLAESRRTKAVEVATRRAEEQLKYLNDYVDGMEKSYKETIEKLKNQQQSESSIEQYNQAYQSEKKPWEDDIKKEEDKLDKLKNFDVNSFTPEEIIYLKQGRLPSQESPFDWEWTNPSNDPIVRQGIAQNGERVLKIPGYQDRTPDEINRGIFKGWTKKDISDEVKTQGITGIDGTNISVQEYSKYILFDKKIVRQITLNASDKASFDSFASLLKTEGDKLNLGIVTIKNIGESNTQDISEIIKALPKSIEGLNLYVDDPSSLKGLSALQNHHLKELVLYTNNTKIYATDPKWEINPNALKNVDSVSFDYFDAQDPDLYRQPNEKIPSSIIFNTLRWDKSDDITKVNEGLKVVFDSKAYQKIFWGKTLKKGDYPDNLDFSDSTSIKTLKDIDFASLDKDFDDRIKTWKYEVDPSISYKKPNPITFNNVTFGATEKNGHNVYEAKISDFHEAQFTTRLADKDDKEPTINIKDANGQVLKDISFYLDGNASQIQDDVKDELEKFVSAANNDETKTFNKIVVSSQEVKEKLGSSISGVPIEVATSTASN comes from the coding sequence ATGATTTTAAAATTAACTAAAAAAACTAAAATTATTGTTGGACTAGTGGGTGCCATAGTGGCATTACCTTCTTTTTTTGCTATTTCACAATCATCTAATAATTTTGAAATTGGATCTACCCCTAATGTTTATTATTCATCTTTGGCACCTTCAATTATTTTGAAAAACAAACCAAATGACAATGGTTTTTCAAGTCCAGTTTCTAATTCGAAGTTTATCAAACCACCCGTTGTTAAAAAACCACCAGTGATAATTAAAACTGATCAAACTAAAGAACCGAAAAAGAAAGAAATCAAAAAAGAAGAGCCACCCAAAGTTATCAAACCACCCAAAAAAGAAATTAAAATTATTAAAAATGTGGAGGTAAGCCCACCACCTCCTAAAGCTAAAGTTGAAGATAAACCGATAACTGAACCAGATCCTACAGTTACAGAGGTTAAAAGTCAAATAAAACCCAAAGTTGTTGAAGCACCAGTGATTACACCAACTCCCCAACCGCAAATTAAAGTGATTTCACAACCCAAAGTTAGTACAGCACCTATTGTTGCAGATGTGGTTCCAAAAATTACAACTAGTTTAAGTTTACCATCTTCTGTGGCTAAAGGTGACATTGATAGACTCAAAGATTTGGCAGAGTCTCGTCGAACAAAGGCGGTAGAAGTTGCAACTAGACGAGCTGAAGAGCAATTAAAATATCTAAATGATTATGTTGATGGAATGGAAAAATCTTACAAAGAAACTATTGAAAAGTTGAAAAACCAGCAACAAAGTGAATCTTCTATTGAACAATACAATCAAGCTTATCAAAGCGAGAAAAAACCATGAGAAGATGACATCAAAAAAGAAGAAGACAAACTTGATAAATTAAAAAATTTTGATGTCAATTCGTTTACACCAGAAGAAATTATTTATTTAAAACAAGGCAGACTTCCATCACAAGAATCACCTTTTGATTGAGAATGAACTAACCCATCAAATGATCCTATAGTTAGGCAAGGTATTGCACAAAATGGTGAACGAGTATTAAAAATACCTGGCTATCAAGATAGAACTCCAGATGAAATTAATAGAGGTATTTTTAAAGGTTGAACTAAAAAAGATATTAGTGATGAAGTGAAAACTCAAGGTATTACTGGCATTGATGGGACAAATATATCTGTCCAAGAGTACTCTAAATATATTCTTTTTGACAAAAAAATAGTTCGCCAAATTACTTTGAATGCTAGTGATAAAGCTTCTTTTGATTCTTTTGCCTCACTTCTTAAAACCGAAGGTGACAAACTTAACCTTGGCATAGTGACTATTAAAAACATTGGTGAATCAAATACACAAGACATTAGTGAAATTATAAAAGCCTTACCAAAAAGCATCGAAGGTCTTAATTTGTATGTTGATGATCCAAGCTCACTCAAAGGTCTTAGTGCTTTGCAAAATCATCATCTTAAAGAATTGGTTTTGTACACAAACAATACTAAAATTTATGCTACAGACCCAAAATGAGAAATTAATCCAAATGCTCTTAAAAATGTAGATTCAGTTAGTTTTGATTACTTTGATGCTCAAGATCCTGATTTATATAGACAACCAAATGAAAAAATTCCTTCATCAATAATTTTTAATACATTGCGTTGAGACAAAAGTGATGATATCACAAAAGTTAATGAAGGACTTAAAGTAGTTTTCGATAGCAAAGCTTATCAAAAAATTTTTTGAGGAAAAACATTAAAAAAAGGTGATTATCCTGATAATCTTGATTTTTCAGATTCAACTAGTATAAAAACTCTTAAAGATATTGACTTTGCAAGTTTAGATAAAGATTTTGATGATCGTATCAAAACCTGAAAATATGAAGTTGATCCAAGTATAAGTTATAAAAAACCAAATCCAATTACATTTAATAATGTTACATTTGGAGCTACTGAAAAAAATGGGCATAATGTTTATGAAGCAAAAATTAGTGATTTTCATGAAGCTCAATTTACAACTCGACTAGCTGACAAAGATGATAAAGAACCAACTATAAATATTAAAGATGCAAATGGCCAA